One Pichia kudriavzevii chromosome 3, complete sequence genomic window carries:
- a CDS encoding uncharacterized protein (PKUD0C08700; similar to Saccharomyces cerevisiae YOL040C (RPS15); ancestral locus Anc_7.95) — MSTTEQRKKRSFKSFSFKGVELDQLLELSTEDFAKLCDARVRRRFSRGLGTKPMHLINKLRKAKVNAPANEKPAVVKTHLRNMIVVPEMIGSVVGIYNGKVFNTVEIKPEMVGHYLGEFSITYNPVQHGKASTGSKLRLY; from the exons ATGTCTACTA CtgaacaaagaaagaagagatCCTTCAAGTCATTCTCTTTCAAGGGTGTTGAACTTGACCAATTACTCGAATTATCCACTGAAGACTTTGCAAAGTTATGTGATGCTAGAGtcagaagaagattctCCAGAGGTTTAGGTACCAAGCCAATGCACTTGATCAACAAGTTGAGAAAGGCAAAGGTTAACGCTCCAGCTAACGAAAAGCCAGCTGTTGTCAAGACCCACTTAAGAAACATGATTGTTGTTCCAGAAATGATTGGTTCAGTTGTCGGTATCTACAACGGTAAGGTTTTCAACACTGTTGAAATCAAGCCAGAAATGGTTGGTCACTACTTAGGTGAATTCTCCATTACTTACAACCCAGTCCAACACGGTAAGGCTTCTACTGGTTCCAAGTTAAGATTATACTAA
- a CDS encoding uncharacterized protein (PKUD0C08640) has product MTAENVLKWTRVPPKYHRLTADYDSCTPKSVQQYNTLKHSAKYIFSKLSISNDSSPRKVTDDEVADLGRCCGIDASSRREIIVGPHGEMYLVHEGFIQVFDWFPVSKRNNIDERWLYLIHQFEFPQIFKVRKAFPLHYDRLTDTLRLLFIVETSKGLELCYQDCSENVDLPIDFQLDAAAQYVGIVVDSKECFVLYNKTSSVLSIFNYESLKLMGEFKVQVVNGNPVFDLKGSHLTYHIHCDDNEAFDKEKFVPVNLASKGSLLNKLIRTFSNTAIDSMLMFSEVSQHKINNLIEKRKELEKQDSNVQFTKELKNNYRDIFVEMYNTISKSSSFIRSVDLQTGKEIFKLNIPTGCSKISISPYDLQLLTVSKRGDELYLWDYTTCGDTIILQDKYTRGKTSAIIDAIQWGSGSDSIFCLSRSSGSLHCFVNESLSNYEDFTVRKNMKLSNKKRFLNPNNKSWCISNMKFKHIAVVNLTFIKPFVIAIDKHENLLLIDYDKGNVVACIDFTKYTCPSMVSNNKRIEATGSIRSDLMNKEIEVETCRPFLPSYNNKKYKFVEVELVRGTDANDTPNLTASMFSDIDSHLNTVKVYQIGGATIPRVSTADIPTNVVNIEVDASISGDTYLLPGSSAMEDGS; this is encoded by the coding sequence ATGACGGCAGAGAATGTGTTGAAATGGACAAGGGTTCCTCCAAAATACCACAGACTCACTGCAGACTACGACAGTTGTACTCCGAAATCGGTGCAACAATATAACACTTTGAAGCATTCTGCCAAATAcatcttttcaaaactcTCCATCTCGAACGACTCGAGTCCAAGGAAAGTAACGGACGATGAAGTTGCTGACCTGGGAAGATGTTGTGGTATCGATGCCAGCAGTCGGAGGGAGATCATTGTTGGACCCCACGGGGAAATGTATCTTGTCCACGAGGGGTTTATCCAGGTCTTTGATTGGTTCCCCGTTTCGAAGAGGAACAACATTGACGAGAGATGGTTATACCTGATTCACCAGTTTGAGTTCCCGCAGATTTTCAAGGTCAGAAAGGCCTTCCCCCTCCACTATGACAGACTCACCGATACGTTGAGACTGTTGTTTATTGTGGAAACATCCAAGGGCTTGGAATTATGCTACCAGGATTGTTCAGAGAATGTCGATTTGCCAATTGACTTCCAACTAGACGCAGCTGCGCAGTACGTTGGTATCGTGGTTGATTCAAAggaatgttttgttttatacAACAAGACAAGCTCGGTTCTGAGTATTTTCAACTATGAATCTCTGAAATTGATGGGGGAATTCAAAGTCCAAGTGGTTAATGGGAACCCTGTGTTTGACCTTAAGGGCTCACATTTGACCTACCATATACACTGTGATGATAACGAAGCTTTtgataaggaaaaatttGTACCTGTTAATTTGGCAAGCAAGGGCAGCCTTCTAAATAAACTCATTAggactttttcaaacacTGCAATTGATTCGATGCTTATGTTCTCCGAAGTCAGCCAACATAAAATTAACAACTTGAttgagaaaagaaaggaaCTTGAGAAGCAAGACTCTAATGTGCAATTCACCAAggagttgaagaataatTATCGTGACATTTTTGTCGAAATGTACAATACAATTAGTAAATCGTCCTCTTTTATAAGATCGGTGGATCTGCAAACAGGtaaagaaatattcaagttGAACATCCCCACTGGCTGCTCTAAGATCTCAATTTCACCTTATGATTTACAGCTGTTGACAGTCAGTAAGCGTGGTGACGAACTTTACCTTTGGGATTATACGACCTGTGGGGATACAATTATATTACAAGATAAGTACACACGAGGGAAGACATCTGCAATAATAGATGCCATACAATGGGGGTCAGGAAGTGATTCAATTTTCTGTTTGAGCAGATCAAGTGGTTCGTTACACTGTTTTGTTAATGAATCTTTGAGTAATTACGAGGACTTTACAGTGaggaaaaatatgaaactatcaaataaaaagcGATTTCTTAACCCGAATAACAAATCATGGTGTATTTCCAATATGAAGTTCAAGCATATTGCGGTTGTGAATCTGACCTTCATCAAACCGTTTGTAATTGCTATAGATAAACACGAGAACCTTTTACTGATTGATTATGATAAGGGGAATGTTGTAGCTTGCATTGATTTCACAAAATACACGTGTCCGTCTATGGTGTCAAACAATAAACGCATTGAAGCCACAGGAAGTATCCGTTCTGATTTGATGAATAAGGAAATAGAGGTGGAAACATGCAGACCGTTTTTGCCCTCCTACAATAATAAGAAGTACAAGTTTGTGGAGGTTGAACTCGTGCGTGGGACTGACGCCAATGACACCCCCAACCTCACTGCGTCTATGTTCAGCGACATCGATTCCCATTTGAATACGGTGAAGGTGTATCAGATTGGAGGTGCTACCATACCAAGAGTGTCAACTGCAGACATTCCTACTAATGTGGTCAACATTGAGGTTGATGCTTCCATTTCAGGTGACACATATTTGCTTCCAGGAAGCAGTGCTATGGAAGACGGCTCGTAG
- a CDS encoding uncharacterized protein (PKUD0C08710; similar to Saccharomyces cerevisiae YAL013W (DEP1); ancestral locus Anc_7.94) — MEPPSMLQHKELPSSDAETDRMEGIDERESQLEQLAEAQENKRKRNSESDDVAGKKAKVEDQKETDGTEENKEPEGRCSGKDSAQIEVKHEKTYIQGGADNNEQTSVEEGKHENKKQIEDGTAKKEEEVAADGNDEEEEEEEEEDGDDDEEGEGGRKGAEGELQNNVKERDNDANEHQVERKNKGLEEREMNRVNAVNDLKEIEILFAQLKDKLYETQLTKLEFELKLCENNQHPELLDYMRMIDEDFKKKTERLMNLQKYQLKTLDNQTRATRVAIHQQFMKLRQDIKQEEVVKITTDWYDINKERRVLDMQAMGLPEYYQYNRSINSYNIQQYIPSLINQRNSTYRELAKIQGLINYKEMFPSSLNNLKGCTRDELDEDLKDLGLFKNGTAKKNSATDNSV; from the coding sequence ATGGAACCACCTTCAATGTTGCAGCACAAGGAGCTTCCCTCAAGCGATGCAGAAACAGACCGTATGGAAGGGATCGATGAACGAGAGAGTCAGCTTGAACAGTTAGCTGAGGCGCAAGagaacaaaagaaagagaaattcGGAAAGTGATGATGTAGCTGGAAAAAAGGCCAAAGTAGAAGACCAGAAGGAAACGGATGGGACTGAAGAGAACAAAGAGCCAGAGGGAAGATGCTCTGGAAAAGATTCTGCCCAAATAGAAGtaaaacatgaaaaaacGTACATCCAAGGAGGTGCTGATAACAATGAACAAACAAGTGTAGAAGAAGGGAAacatgaaaacaaaaagcaAATTGAAGACGGAACAGccaaaaaggaagaagaagttgctgCTGATGGcaatgatgaagaggaagaggaggaagaggaggaagatgGTGATGACGATGAGGAAGGTGAAGGGGGAAGAAAAGGAGCAGAAGGAGAACTGCAAAATAACGTAAAAGAACGGGACAATGACGCAAATGAACATCAAGTGgagaggaaaaacaaaggaCTTGAGGAGAGAGAGATGAATCGGGTCAATGCAGttaatgatttgaaagagATTGAAATCCTATTTGCACAGCTGAAGGATAAACTCTATGAGACACAACTGACAAAGCTTGAGTTCGAATTAAAATTGTGTGAGAATAACCAACATCCAGAACTATTAGACTACATGAGAATGATTGATGAGgatttcaaaaagaaaacagagAGGTTAATGAACCtgcaaaaatatcaattgaaaacattagaTAACCAAACTAGAGCAACAAGGGTTgcaattcatcaacaattcaTGAAGCTACGACAAGATatcaaacaagaagaagttgtGAAAATTACTACCGATTGGTACGACATCAATAAGGAGAGAAGAGTTTTGGACATGCAAGCCATGGGATTACCTGAGTATTATCAGTACAACAGGAGCATCAATAGCTACAACATTCAGCAATATATACCATCTCTAATAAATCAAAGGAATTCAACGTACAGAGAGCTTGCTAAAATACAGGGACTCATCAACTACAAGGAGATGTTTCCAAGTTCCTTGAATAACCTAAAGGGATGCACGAGAGATGAGCTTGACgaagatttgaaggatttaGGGCTATTTAAAAACGGCACCgccaaaaaaaactcaGCCACAGACAATAGTGTATAG
- a CDS encoding uncharacterized protein (PKUD0C08680; similar to Saccharomyces cerevisiae YNL141W (AAH1); ancestral locus Anc_2.104), which translates to MSFVVSEHKRNFLHELPKCEHHVHLEGTLSPELLFQLSERNGIELPESFPKNVELCNERYNNFADLQDFLDHYYVGMSVLINEQDFEDLAFAYFVKAKNDGLHHTEAFFDPQGHVERGIPIETVVNGLNKACQRAQSELNISTKLIMCLLRHLPSHDGIKTIESAKPFYDQGIIHGLGLDSSEKPFPPELFIDCYKLIKDNHPHAGLTAHAGEEADPSFITNSLDLLNVTRIDHGVQSQRDEELLKRLAKEKTMLTVCPLSNVKLQVVKDVKELPIKKFLEFGVPFSINSDDPAYFGGYILDNYLAVESRFQLTGEDWVTIAKNGVDGSWIDEERKRELHDEIDRVFNKYRDLI; encoded by the coding sequence ATGTCGTTTGTTGTCTCCGAACATAAGAGAAATTTTTTGCATGAACTCCCAAAATGTGAACATCATGTTCACTTAGAAGGTACCTTATCACCAGAACTTTTATTTCAGCTATCTGAAAGAAACGGTATTGAATTACCAGAGTCATTTCCTAAAAACGTTGAGCTCTGTAATGAAAGATATAACAACTTTGCAGATTTGCAAGATTTCCTTGACCACTATTACGTTGGAATGTCTGTTTTAATCAACGAacaagattttgaagatttggCCTTTGCATATTTTGTCAAGGCCAAAAACGATGGTTTACATCATACTGAAGCTTTCTTTGATCCTCAGGGACATGTTGAGAGAGGCATTCCAATTGAAACTGTTGTTAATGGGCTAAACAAAGCATGCCAAAGAGCTCAAAGtgaattgaatatttcaactAAATTAATTATGTGTTTACTTAGACACTTACCATCACATGATGGTAtcaaaacaattgaatctGCTAAACCATTCTACGATCAAGGTATAATTCACGGTTTAGGATTAGACTCGAGTGAGAAGCCTTTCCCACCAGAACTGTTTATTGACTGCTATAAACTAATCAAAGATAATCATCCACATGCTGGATTAACTGCACATGCCGGTGAGGAGGCGGATCCTTCATTTATTACAAACTCATTGGACTTATTGAACGTCACTAGAATTGATCACGGTGTTCAAAGTCAAAGGGATGAAGAGCTGTTGAAAAGATTAGCTAAGGAAAAGACAATGTTGACTGTCTGTCCATTGTCAAATGTGAAATTACAAGTCGTTAAAGATGTTAAAGAACTACCTATAAAGAAATTTCTCGAATTTGGTGTCCCCTTCAGTATCAATTCCGATGATCCTGCATACTTTGGTGGCTATATTCTGGACAACTATTTGGCTGTCGAATCGAGATTCCAATTAACTGGAGAAGACTGGGTCACTATTGCTAAGAATGGTGTAGATGGTTCTTGGATTGACGAGGAGAGAAAGAGGGAGCTACATGACGAAATCGATAGAGTGTTCAACAAGTACAGAGACCTCATTTAA
- a CDS encoding uncharacterized protein (PKUD0C08690; similar to Saccharomyces cerevisiae YOL039W (RPP2A); ancestral locus Anc_7.96), which produces MKYLAAYLLLVNAGKTAPSAADVTSVLSSVGIEVESDKLDKLISELEGKSVEELIAEGTEKMASAPGAAAAPASGAGASTESAAAEEVEEEKEESDDDMGFGLFD; this is translated from the exons A TGAAGTATCTTGCTGCTTACTTACTCTTAGTCAATGCTGGTAAAACCGCACCATCTGCTGCAGATGTTACCTCTGTCTTATCATCTGTCGGTATCGAAGTTGAATCCGACAAGTTAGACAAGTTAATCTCCGAATTAGAAGGTAAGTCCGTCGAAGAGTTGATTGCTGAAGGTACTGAAAAGATGGCTTCTGCTCCAGGTGCAGCAGCTGCTCCAGCTTCTGGTGCAGGTGCTTCCACCGAATCTGCTGCagcagaagaagttgaagaagaaaaggaagaatccGATGATGACATGGGTTTCGGTTTATTCGATTAG
- a CDS encoding uncharacterized protein (PKUD0C08670; similar to Saccharomyces cerevisiae YER149C (PEA2); ancestral locus Anc_8.198) translates to MVSTIDLLEQGLGRTRTFDVISDSTNPDDVFSFLCQDVDATVDSDTLYNSFDVSNRLDGYVQRLEDVVVNKSIAYEGEIERAIGNSVELNILVERSLLEYELKLGSDERTPRRVIGVEELVKGLDGESEITAMALVEHYVELMKLGNITEISSITNSSLNKELIRSNDKMMDELISTLLSIAVEKNIQLPSADIYKMNEIDGRTKWFKECILKVVNTGNMGSLEQSNRSYFDESDASLSQVNYPVNKVNNDDDNNNTNSNTALKDLQFAHAYLTKKYQEDLNQSNQYVNELIRKYQKCEELLKSSNKELEKNTNRLIEAELKNAELQRKLEERTNEVHSLMMSNNLLRVDQLGNNSSALVMSPPTSIESPDNLVLAESPLFSSSASNMPNGDTPSVRILRTEFKKLVEQINSRFEKEIHQLRME, encoded by the coding sequence ATGGTGTCAACTATCGATCTACTGGAACAAGGATTAGGTCGTACAAGAACATTTGACGTGATTTCTGATTCGACCAATCCTGACGACGTGTTTTCGTTTTTGTGTCAAGATGTGGATGCTACTGTAGACAGTGACACTTTGTATAATTCATTTGATGTGAGTAATAGACTGGATGGATATGTGCAAAGACTGgaagatgttgttgttaatAAGAGCATAGCGTATGAAGGAGAAATAGAGAGAGCAATTGGCAACTCTGTGGAGCTGAATATCCTGGTTGAAAGGAGCCTGCTCGAATACGAATTGAAGCTCGGGAGTGATGAAAGAACCCCACGCAGGGTGATCGGTGTCGAAGAACTGGTAAAGGGGCTAGATGGTGAATCGGAGATCACTGCAATGGCATTAGTGGAACATTACGTTGAGCTCATGAAGCTTGGGAATATTACAGAGATCTCAAGCATCACCAACAGTAGTTTGAACAAGGAACTAATCAGGAGTAACGATAAGATGATGGATGAGTTGATAAGTACGTTGTTGTCTATAGctgttgagaaaaatatCCAACTGCCGTCGGCGGATATATATAAAATGAACGAGATTGATGGGCGTACAAAATGGTTCAAAGAATGTATTTTAAAAGTTGTCAATACAGGCAATATGGGAAGTCTTGAACAAAGCAATAGGTCATATTTCGATGAAAGTGATGCTAGTCTCTCCCAGGTTAATTATCCTGTGAACAAAGTCAATAACGACGacgacaacaacaacaccaataGCAACACGGCTTTGAAAGATTTACAGTTTGCCCATGCATATTTGACAAAGAAATACCAAGAAGACTTAAATCAGAGCAACCAATATGTCAATGAGCTCATACGGAAATACCAGAAATGCGAAGAGCTTTTGAAAAGCAGTAACAAggaattggagaaaaatacaaacaggTTGATTGAAGCTGAATTAAAGAATGCAGAACTGCAACGTAAATTAGAGGAACGAACAAACGAGGTGCATTCGTTGATGATGAGCAACAACCTCTTACGAGTAGATCAGCTGGGCAACAACTCCAGTGCATTGGTGATGTCTCCGCCTACAAGCATCGAGTCGCCAGACAACCTTGTGCTGGCAGAGTCCCCCCTATTCTCCTCGTCTGCTTCCAATATGCCCAACGGAGATACTCCGAGTGTGAGAATCCTACGCACAGAGTTTAAGAAGCTTGTTGAGCAAATCAATTCAAGGTTTGAGAAGGAAATACACCAACTGAGGATGGAATAA
- a CDS encoding uncharacterized protein (PKUD0C08660) yields MFYELSIQYDDPALTTLIEDTPISNISAFAMTHAYPNWYPSHMPRLFSREETQEEREDNVSLMETFLKLQGFQTSDQIYDFVKLQSHRCIHLFYTYLDSYAPSDSLTSPNQMFSTYMVRILSPLVPQGNWTTGGDPPAPSEFFYRSFPKVSPDFDNDYHVNNPGVFWGWFNLSRWLPNLIQRVLFPLDGYAYHNNEETKDQNDRRIPNARKLYGKNTPTKLECQLCQHFKGITLYNKNGDWYCVYQEKLDSLTRDNFFSSFSDYINWKTDYSEKLVELQNKAFKARDMREMEQIEKDIYELRRNLDKRTNTIKSNYIVSVRG; encoded by the coding sequence ATGTTCTATGAGCTGTCCATCCAGTACGACGACCCTGCGCTTACAACCTTGATTGAGGACACTCCCATATCCAACATCTCTGCCTTTGCCATGACACACGCGTATCCGAATTGGTACCCTTCACATATGCCTAGGCTCTTCAGCAGAGAAGAGACACAGGAGGAACGAGAGGACAACGTTTCACTAATGGAGACTTTTCTCAAACTGCAAGGATTCCAAACTAGCGATCAGATATACGACTTTGTGAAGCTGCAATCCCATCGATGCATTCATTTGTTCTACACGTACCTTGATTCCTATGCACCTTCCGACTCGTTGACGAGTCCAAACCAGATGTTCTCCACATACATGGTGCGGATACTATCACCGTTGGTTCCGCAGGGGAACTGGACTACCGGCGGTGACCCCCCTGCCCCAAGTGAATTCTTTTACAGGTCATTTCCTAAGGTGTCGCCGGATTTCGACAATGACTACCATGTCAACAATCCCGGTGTCTTCTGGGGGTGGTTCAATCTGTCCAGATGGCTACCCAACTTGATCCAAAGGGTGTTGTTCCCACTAGACGGTTATGCCTATCACAACAACGAGGAAACAAAGGATCAAAACGATAGGAGGATCCCAAACGCAAGGAAATTGTACGGTAAAAACACTCCAACAAAATTAGAATGTCAATTATGCCAGCATTTTAAAGGCATAACATTATACAATAAGAACGGTGACTGGTATTGTGTCTACCAAGAGAAATTGGACTCATTAACTAGAGATAactttttctcctcttttAGTGACTACATCAATTGGAAGACTGACTATAGTGAGAAGCTGGTCGAATTGCAAAATAAGGCGTTCAAGGCCAGGGATATGAGGGAAATGGAACAAATAGAGAAGGATATCTATGAACTAAGGAGAAATTTAGATAAAAGGACCAAtacaatcaaatcaaactatATTGTTAGTGTCAGGGGTTAG
- a CDS encoding uncharacterized protein (PKUD0C08720; similar to Saccharomyces cerevisiae YOL041C (NOP12); ancestral locus Anc_7.93), producing the protein MSGLFAKPTVIDNEKLVAEKQRTIVQIKKKERKQKKRDERKAAKNGDDASNNDNGTADQNVADKEHPEHREKVGEKMDLDDDDGALEDKYMSKLVVSEAEESGDEESENEESEDSDDEAQVGEAGCSDEEGVEDATMEESTESAETANGKPTKTKTTAAQVLDLKDKEFEKAERTIFIGNVPSIIISSKRETKDFKNFINKSLECPENTSLIESVRFRSLHSTTTAPRKVAYISKEVDLENVMNAYVVFKSKDVSLKAKKLNGVVYRDHHLRIDHLTHPAKKDNKLSIFVGNLDFQEKEETLWKYFNDKLIEKKDKKDTKNVIENVRIVRDSKTSFGKGFAIIQFIDTNYVTKSLLLNGKKMGKRTLRITRSKKIMRNNDDMRKKFSKLNDQQKTVVGRAKQLGKGDRKTLGKLVVEGERAVKGKTVLGRNGVVKQRHGARKERRAADARVTKRSQAFKEKLAAEASSKNKKK; encoded by the coding sequence ATGTCTGGACTATTTGCTAAACCTACTGTGATCGATAACGAAAAGCTGGTTGCTGAAAAGCAGAGAACGATTGTtcaaatcaagaagaaggaaagaaagcaaaagaaaagagacGAAAGGAAAGCAGCAaaaaatggtgatgatgcTTCGAACAATGACAATGGTACAGCAGATCAGAATGTAGCAGATAAAGAGCACCCTGAACATAGAGAGAAAGTTGGTGAGAAAATGGACCttgacgatgatgatgggGCATTGGAAGATAAGTACATGTCTAAATTAGTAGTATCTGAAGCTGAAGAGTCAGGAGATGAAGAATCTGAGAATGAAGAATCTGAAgattctgatgatgaagcTCAAGTTGGTGAAGCAGGTTGTTCCGATGAGGAGGGCGTTGAAGATGCAACAATGGAAGAATCTACGGAGTCTGCAGAAACTGCAAATGGTAAACCAACGAAAACTAAGACAACTGCGGCTCAAGTCCTTGATTTAAAGGATAAGGAGTTTGAAAAGGCGGAACGGACTATTTTTATTGGCAATGTGCCATCGATTATTATATCAAGTAAGAGGGAAACTAAagatttcaagaatttcatcaataaaagtTTGGAATGTCCTGAAAATACAAGTTTGATTGAGTCTGTGAGGTTCAGGTCTTTGCATTCTACAACAACTGCGCCACGTAAAGTTGCATATATATCCAAAGAGGTTGATCTTGAAAACGTCATGAATGCATATGTTGTCTTCAAGAGTAAGGATGTATCACtcaaagcaaaaaaacTCAACGGTGTTGTTTACAGAGATCATCATTTAAGAATTGATCATTTAACACACCCAGCCAAAAAGGATAATAAACTATCAATTTTTGTTGGTAATTTagattttcaagaaaaggaagaaacaTTATGGAAGTACTTCAATGATAAGTTAATCGAGAAGAAAGATAAGAAAGACACGAAAAatgtcattgaaaatgtaCGAATTGTTAGGGATTCCAAAACTTCATTTGGTAAAGGTTTTGCTAttattcaatttattgacACCAATTATGTCACAAAATCGCTATTATTAAACGGTaagaaaatgggaaaaagAACACTGAGAATCACAAgaagtaaaaaaatcatgcgtaataatgatgatatgCGTAagaaattttccaaattaaATGATCAACAAAAGACTGTTGTTGGAAGGGCCAAACAATTGGGTAAGGGTGATCGTAAAACATTGGGTAAATTGGTTGTCGAAGGTGAACGTGCCGTCAAGGGTAAGACTGTGCTAGGGCGTAATGGAGTTGTCAAACAAAGACATGGTGCAAGAAAGGAGAGGAGGGCAGCCGATGCAAGGGTCACCAAAAGAAGTCAGGCCTTTAAGGAGAAGCTAGCTGCTGAAGCTTCATCtaagaacaagaagaagtag
- a CDS encoding uncharacterized protein (PKUD0C08650; similar to Saccharomyces cerevisiae YDR188W (CCT6); ancestral locus Anc_8.393), with amino-acid sequence MSSAIQLLNPKAESIRRKQALEVNINAAIGLQDVLASNLGPKGTLKMLVDGSGGIKITKDGKVLLTEMQIQSPTAIMIARAATAQDEITGDGTTTVCLLVGELLRQAEIFLNEGIHPRVIVDGFESARGESLSFLNNFVIDKRDDIVNRELLLQVARSSLSTKVNNELSEVLTPIVVDAVLNVLDRSNPKLMDLHMIEIMSMMHETATKTEFIKGLVLDHGARHPDMPRRVKNAHILILNVSLEYEKTEINSGFYYSNAEQREKLIQSERKFIDEKLKKIVDLKNDVCGNDPNSGFVIINQKGIDPMSLDVLAKNNILALRRAKRRNMERLQLVCGGEAQNSVDDLSPDILGYSGLVFETSIGEEKFTYVTENNNPKSCTILIKGAHNYIIQQTKDAVRDGLRAVSNAIKDGCLVPGAGAFYLSCAKHLVENKEINKGKNKPGVKAFSDALLVIPKTLCKNAGLDTLEAIAEAQDEIDEGQVVGIDLNSGEPLDPTIDGIWDSFRVLRNAISSATGIASNLLLCDELLKAGKSSLEKQQ; translated from the coding sequence atgtctTCTGCAATCCAGTTACTAAATCCAAAGGCAGAATCTATTCGGAGAAAGCAAGCACTCGAAGTCAATATCAATGCAGCTATTGGCCTTCAAGATGTTCTTGCATCAAATTTGGGTCCCAAGGgaacattgaaaatgttaGTCGATGGATCTGGCGGCATCAAGATCACAAAAGATGGCAAAGTGTTACTTACTGAAATGCAGATTCAATCCCCAACTGCAATTATGATAGCAAGAGCTGCTACAGCACAAGACGAAATAACAGGTGATGGTACAACCACCGTATGTTTGTTAGTGGGTGAATTGTTGAGACAAGCTGAGATTTTCCTTAATGAAGGTATACACCCAAGGGTTATAGTTGACGGATTTGAGAGTGCCAGAGGTGAATCATTAAGTTTCCTTAACAATTTTGTGATTGATAAAAGAGATGATATTGTGAACAGAGAATTATTATTACAAGTTGCTAGATCAAGTTTGAGCACAAAAGTTAATAACGAATTAAGTGAAGTTCTAACaccaattgttgttgatgcaGTATTAAATGTCTTGGATAGATCTAACCCAAAATTGATGGATTTACACATGATTGAAATAATGTCGATGATGCACGAAACTGCGACAAAAACAGAATTTATCAAGGGGTTGGTCTTGGACCACGGTGCAAGACACCCAGATATGCCAAGAAGAGTTAAAAATGCCCATATTTTAATCTTGAATGTTTCATTAGAATATGAGAAAACCGAAATCAATTCTGGCTTTTACTATTCGAATGCCGagcaaagagagaaatTGATCCAAAGTGAACGTAAGTTCATTGAcgagaagttgaagaagatcgttgatttgaagaacGATGTTTGTGGCAATGATCCGAACTCAGGGTTTGTTataataaatcaaaaaggtATTGATCCAATGTCACTTGATGTTTTAGCAAAGAATAACATTCTTGCGTTAAGAAGagcaaagagaagaaacatGGAAAGACTACAATTGGTATGTGGTGGTGAAGCTCAAAACTCTGTTGATGACTTGAGTCCAGATATTCTTGGTTATTCTGGTCTGGTATTTGAAACATCAATTGGCGAAGAAAAATTTACATATGTTacagaaaacaataatCCGAAATCATGTACCATTCTAATCAAAGGTGCGCACAATTACATTATCCAACAAACTAAAGACGCAGTAAGAGACGGACTAAGGGCAGTTAGTAATGCCATTAAAGATGGATGTTTGGTGCCAGGTGCAGGTGCTTTCTATTTGTCATGTGCAAAACATCTAGTGGagaataaagaaataaacaagGGCAAGAATAAGCCGGGTGTGAAGGCCTTCAGTGACGCCCTGTTGGTGATTCCGAAAACACTATGTAAGAATGCAGGCTTAGATACATTAGAAGCAATTGCAGAAGCTCAAGATGAGATTGATGAAGGTCAGGTTGTGggtattgatttgaattctGGAGAGCCATTAGACCCAACAATCGATGGTATTTGGGATTCCTTCAGAGTGCTAAGGAATGCAATTTCAAGTGCTACTGGTATTGCATCTAATTTATTATTGTGTGACGAATTGCTAAAGGCAGGCAAGTCTTCTTTAGAAAAGCAGCAATGA